From a single Brassica rapa cultivar Chiifu-401-42 chromosome A01, CAAS_Brap_v3.01, whole genome shotgun sequence genomic region:
- the LOC103860651 gene encoding putative cysteine-rich repeat secretory protein 37: protein MRKSIKILLSSYINMPILTLHYKSKPLLKSNKQSITMKFSYSLSKRSFPPILAIQLLIIHSVSSLNLTNEYLNHKCILNQGKYNSGSQYEDNLNWIFREIHTRLYAITGFSHISVGKTTTDFVVVTTQCRGDTYESNCRTCLDTAIAGFRKRCPSNKGGIIWYNQCLLYISTIKEKIPIKTNYKNIFSMHNPNNVRGDAKLFAMRAMDFLSELILKVEKTTKYRLIFYAAGEKKLGKNKLYAMVQCLDLRIDCKRCLAWSITKLFKNGDIKQGARVLGTDCNVRYELYPFLRS from the exons ATgagaaaatcaattaaaattcttCTGAGTTCCTATATAAACATGCCAATATTAACACTTCATTATAAAAGTAAACCTTTACTTAAAAGTAATAAACAATCAATAACAATGAAATTTTCATATTCCCTATCCAAACGATCTTTTCCTCCTATTTTAGCTATACAACTCCTCATCATACATAGTGTTTCGTCATTGAACCTTACCAATGAGTATCTCAACCACAAATGCATTCTTAATCAAGGGAAATATAACTCTGGAAGTCAGTACGAGGACAACCTCAACTGGATCTTCCGTGAAATTCATACAAGACTTTATGCTATTACCGGTTTCTCACACATAAGTGTTGGAAAAACGACAACCGATTTTGTTGTCGTCACTACCCAGTGTCGTGGTGACACTTATGAGTCTAATTGCCGTACATGCCTTGACACAGCAATTGCAGGG TTTCGTAAGAGATGTCCAAGTAACAAAGGAGGAATAATATGGTACAATCAATGTCTTCTCTATATTAGTACGATCAAAGAAAAAATTCCAATCAAGACTAAttacaagaatattttttctatGCACAACCCAAATAACGTGAGAGGGGACGCAAAACTGTTTGCCATGAGGGCGATGGATTTTTTGTCTGAGCTAATACTTAAAGTCGAGAAAACCACCAAGTATAGACTCATATTTTACGCTGCGGGGGAAAAGAAGCTcggtaaaaataaattatatgcaATGGTGCAATGTTTAGATCTAAGAATAGATTGTAAAAGATGTTTGGCATGGAGTATCACAAAGCTTTTCAAGAACGGTGACATTAAACAAGGAGCGAGAGTTTTGGGTACAGACTGTAATGTAAGGTATGAGCTATACCCTTTTCTTAGGAGTTAA
- the LOC103860670 gene encoding putative cysteine-rich repeat secretory protein 35 gives MKFPYSLSKQFPIPILVMKFLIIQSVSSLNLTNEYLNHKCLNQGKYKSGSEYENNLNSIFHDFSTSDYAETGFLDASLGKTTADSVTVTLQCRGDSYRSNCRTCVDTAISGFRKRCPSNKGGIIWYDQCLLYITTIKVKSPFKINYENIFSMHNPNNVREDAKLFAMRVRDFFSELTLKVKKITNNGLLNFYAAGEKKLGKNKLYAMVQCIELTRDCKGCLAWSITKILTNNDIKQGGRVLGTNCNVRYELYPFLRS, from the exons atGAAATTTCCATATTCTCTATCCAAACAATTTCCGATCCCTATTTTGGTCATGAAATTCCTCATCATACAAAGTGTTTCGTCACTGAACCTTACCAATGAGTATCTCAACCACAAATGCCTCAATCAAGGGAAATATAAATCTGGAAGTGAGTACGAGAACAATCTCAACTCGATCTTTCACGACTTTTCTACTAGTGATTATGCTGAAACCGGTTTCTTAGATGCAAGTCTTGGAAAAACGACAGCGGATTCTGTTACTGTCACTCTCCAGTGTCGTGGTGACTCTTATAGATCTAATTGTCGTACATGCGTTGACACTGCAATTTCGGGG TTTCGTAAGAGATGTCCGAGTAACAAAGGAGGAATAATATGGTACGATCAATGTCTTCTTTATATTACTACAATCAAAGTAAAGAGTCCATTCAAGATTAATTACGAGAACATTTTTTCTATGCACAACCCAAATAACGTGAGAGAGGATGCAAAACTGTTTGCTATGAGGGTGAGGGATTTTTTCTCTGAGCTAACACTTAAAGTCAAGAAAATCACCAATAACGGTCTTCTCAATTTTTACGCGGCGGGAGAAAAGAAGCttggaaaaaataaattatatgcaATGGTGCAATGTATAGAACTAACAAGAGACTGTAAAGGTTGTTTGGCATGGAGTATCACAAAGATTTTAACAAACAACGACATTAAACAAGGTGGGAGGGTTTTGGGTACGAATTGTAATGTAAGGTATGAGCTATACCCTTTTCTTAGAAGTTAA